The Amycolatopsis nigrescens CSC17Ta-90 genomic interval GAATCCCTTGCCGTGGGTGTCCAGCGCGAGCGAGGTGGTCACACCGCCGTCGAGGGCCTGGCGGCAGCGGAACTGCAGCGCACACAACCTGGGCAGCACGAACCGCACTACCTCACCGCACACCTGGCCGGCCAGGTGTGCGCGTACCCGTGCAGCGGTCACCTCGCGTTCAAGCTGCGGGAAGATCCGGTCGTCGTAGGGGAAAAGCGACAGGATCGAGATGTCACCTTTGTCCCCGGCCCGGCAGTGCGCGATTTCGTGCAGCATCACCCGCATCAGGCACCTCCGAACAGGGTCACCGCTGGCTCGACCTGATCCCGCCCGATCAGCGTGGACACGATGCCGATCACCTCGGCGGTCGTCACTCGCACCCCACCGCCACCTGCGGGTCCGTTGGTGTACAAGGCTTCGACCTCGTGGCCGACCACTTCGGCGAGGTCAGGTGCGGACGCCAGCCCGGCCACCCGCAACCGGCATTCACCCGGATCATCCCCACCGTCCTGTTCATGCACTGTGGACAGTGGACCGATCAGGTCGACCCGGATCCGCACCTTCGCACCCTCCAGCCGCGTACGCACGATCTCCCCGGCCAGTTCTGCCCGCTTTCGCGCCTGTGGCCCCACATAGGAGATCTCGGCCTCGGCACGGTAGCCGGCCCGGTAGCCGACGCTGACCTTCAGCTGCTCCGGCCGCGGGCGACCCACCGCGCCCCGGACCGCGACCCGGTCGGGCCCGATCTCGTC includes:
- a CDS encoding AtuA-related protein, whose amino-acid sequence is MRVMLHEIAHCRAGDKGDISILSLFPYDDRIFPQLEREVTAARVRAHLAGQVCGEVVRFVLPRLCALQFRCRQALDGGVTTSLALDTHGKGFSFRLLSLFVEIEEP